One genomic segment of Hydrocarboniclastica marina includes these proteins:
- a CDS encoding DUF445 domain-containing protein yields the protein MWEILSDPRLWQYLSIPVVAALIGLVTNWLAIKMTFYPIEFIGKRPWLGWQGIIPSKARKMATISVDATLSRLGTVEEIFQEINPRLLAEYLVEALDPRLEEYVDEVMLIEHPTLWENMPAMARAMIVQRVRDSLPARVNAMVADISANIDELLDLQELVIDQLGKDKALLNRVFEECGDREFRFIIKSGLYFGFGFGLIQMAAWYFFQPWWILPLFGLMVGWGTNWLALNIIFRPLKPIKVGPFIIQGLFLKRQPEVAAAFCHIVTHEVLTVGNIVRAMLDGENGDWARSLIRKHIKPLVDETTLFPKPFTQVALGARGFADIKTQLGELAIDLAREIFDDPAFEQGRARAIEKVMRERMEKLPSPEFQDLLRPCFQEDENKLILIGAAMGYLAGLAQLVLVFGEQFWN from the coding sequence ATGTGGGAAATCCTTAGCGACCCTCGGCTCTGGCAGTATTTAAGTATTCCAGTCGTGGCGGCACTGATAGGTCTTGTCACCAACTGGCTGGCCATCAAGATGACGTTCTACCCGATCGAGTTTATCGGCAAACGTCCATGGTTAGGCTGGCAGGGGATCATTCCATCGAAGGCGCGAAAAATGGCCACCATCAGCGTGGACGCGACGCTGTCCCGCCTCGGTACCGTTGAGGAGATATTCCAGGAGATTAACCCGCGCCTGCTCGCTGAGTATCTGGTCGAGGCCCTCGACCCGCGGCTTGAAGAGTATGTCGATGAAGTGATGCTTATCGAACATCCCACCCTCTGGGAGAACATGCCAGCCATGGCGCGGGCGATGATCGTCCAGCGCGTACGCGATTCTCTGCCTGCGCGCGTCAATGCCATGGTGGCTGACATCAGCGCCAACATCGACGAGCTGCTGGACCTGCAGGAGCTGGTAATTGATCAGCTTGGGAAGGACAAGGCACTGTTAAACCGGGTATTCGAGGAATGCGGCGACCGCGAATTTCGCTTCATCATTAAATCCGGCCTGTACTTCGGCTTCGGTTTCGGTCTGATCCAGATGGCGGCCTGGTACTTTTTTCAGCCCTGGTGGATCCTTCCGCTCTTCGGTCTGATGGTAGGCTGGGGTACAAATTGGCTGGCGCTGAACATCATTTTCCGCCCTTTGAAACCGATCAAAGTCGGGCCTTTCATCATCCAGGGGCTTTTCCTGAAACGGCAACCCGAGGTTGCTGCCGCGTTCTGTCACATTGTCACCCATGAAGTTCTTACCGTCGGCAACATCGTCCGCGCCATGCTGGACGGTGAAAACGGCGATTGGGCGCGCAGCCTTATCCGTAAGCACATCAAGCCTTTGGTCGATGAAACCACGCTGTTTCCCAAACCCTTCACGCAGGTTGCGCTTGGCGCGCGCGGATTTGCTGATATCAAGACTCAACTGGGGGAGTTGGCGATCGACCTTGCGCGGGAAATTTTCGATGACCCGGCGTTCGAGCAGGGTCGGGCCCGGGCAATAGAGAAAGTCATGCGCGAGCGGATGGAAAAGTTGCCGTCACCCGAGTTCCAGGATCTGCTAAGGCCGTGTTTTCAGGAAGATGAGAACAAACTGATCCTGATCGGCGCTGCAATGGGGTATCTCGCCGGCCTGGCTCAACTGGTACTGGTTTTCGGCGAGCAGTTCTGGAACTGA
- a CDS encoding PrkA family serine protein kinase, giving the protein MSILQQYKNRYDTFQEEEFSLEEYLELCKKDPSTYATAAERMLLAIGEPERIDTSRDSRLSRIFSNKVIRRYPEFAEFYGMEEAVENIVSFFRHAAQGLEEKKQILYLLGPVGGGKSSLAEKLKYLMQKIPFYAIKGSPVNESPLGLFDPTEDGAILEEDYGIPRRYLKPIMSPWAVKRLHEFGGDISQFRVIKRYPSILDQVAISKTEPGDDNNQDISALVGKVNIRMLEEYSQDDPDSYSFSGGLNRANQGLLEFVEMFKAPIKVLHPLLTATQEGNYNTTEGMGSVPFDGVILAHSNESEWQTFRNNKHNEAFLDRVYIVKVPYCLRLSEEIEIYKKLLRESSLAGAPCAPDTLGMLAQFSVLSRIKEPENSSIFSKMKVYDGQNIKDTDPKAKSIQEYRDAAGVNEGMEGLSTRFSFKILSKVFNFDNSEIAANPVHLLYVLEKQIEQEQFQAETQERYLRFIKEYLAPHYVEFIGKEIQTAYLESYSEYGQNLFDRYVTYADFWIQDQEYRDPETGEILDRGAINDELEKIEKPAGISNPKDFRNEVVNFVLRARANNEGRNPSWLSYEKLRSVIEKKMFSNTEDLLPVISFNPKASQEDQKKHKQFVDRMIDRGYTEKQVRLLAEWYLRVRKSQ; this is encoded by the coding sequence ATGAGCATTCTGCAGCAATACAAGAACCGCTATGACACCTTTCAGGAAGAAGAATTCAGCCTGGAGGAATATCTCGAACTCTGCAAAAAAGACCCATCCACCTATGCTACCGCGGCCGAGAGAATGCTACTCGCGATCGGTGAGCCGGAACGCATAGACACCTCCCGGGATTCCCGGCTGTCCCGCATCTTCTCCAACAAGGTGATCAGACGCTACCCGGAATTTGCCGAGTTCTACGGCATGGAAGAAGCGGTTGAAAATATCGTCTCGTTCTTCCGCCACGCCGCCCAGGGCCTGGAAGAGAAGAAGCAGATACTTTACCTGCTGGGGCCTGTCGGCGGTGGCAAGTCTTCGCTGGCAGAAAAGCTCAAGTACCTGATGCAGAAAATCCCCTTCTACGCGATCAAAGGCTCACCCGTAAACGAGTCGCCGTTGGGTCTGTTCGACCCCACCGAAGACGGCGCCATTCTGGAAGAAGACTACGGCATTCCCCGGCGCTACCTGAAGCCGATCATGTCGCCCTGGGCAGTCAAGCGCCTGCACGAGTTTGGCGGTGACATCTCCCAGTTCCGCGTCATCAAGCGCTACCCTTCCATTCTCGACCAGGTAGCGATTTCCAAGACTGAACCAGGCGACGACAATAACCAGGACATCTCGGCTCTGGTAGGCAAGGTCAACATCCGCATGCTGGAAGAGTATTCCCAGGATGACCCGGACTCCTACAGCTTCAGCGGCGGACTCAACCGCGCGAACCAGGGCCTGCTGGAGTTTGTCGAGATGTTCAAGGCGCCGATCAAGGTGCTCCACCCCCTGCTGACGGCGACTCAGGAAGGCAACTACAACACCACCGAGGGCATGGGTTCGGTACCGTTCGACGGCGTGATCCTGGCCCACTCCAACGAGTCGGAATGGCAGACCTTCCGTAACAACAAACACAACGAGGCGTTCCTCGACCGCGTGTATATCGTCAAGGTGCCCTACTGCCTGCGTCTGTCAGAAGAGATCGAGATCTACAAGAAGCTGCTGCGGGAGAGCTCCCTTGCCGGCGCGCCCTGTGCCCCGGACACCCTCGGGATGCTGGCGCAGTTCTCGGTGCTGTCCCGGATCAAGGAGCCGGAAAACTCCAGCATCTTCTCCAAGATGAAGGTTTACGACGGCCAGAACATCAAGGACACGGACCCCAAGGCCAAATCGATCCAGGAGTACCGCGACGCGGCAGGTGTCAACGAGGGCATGGAAGGCCTGTCGACGCGTTTCTCCTTCAAGATCCTGTCGAAAGTATTCAACTTCGATAACAGCGAGATCGCCGCCAACCCCGTGCACCTGCTGTATGTGCTGGAAAAACAGATCGAGCAGGAACAGTTCCAGGCGGAAACCCAGGAGCGCTACCTCCGCTTTATCAAGGAATACCTGGCGCCCCACTATGTTGAGTTCATCGGCAAGGAAATCCAGACAGCTTACTTGGAATCCTACTCGGAGTATGGCCAGAACCTGTTTGATCGCTACGTGACCTATGCGGACTTCTGGATCCAGGATCAGGAATACCGCGATCCGGAAACCGGTGAAATTCTCGACCGCGGCGCCATCAACGACGAACTGGAGAAAATCGAGAAGCCGGCGGGTATCAGCAACCCCAAGGATTTCCGCAACGAAGTGGTCAATTTTGTCCTGCGGGCGCGGGCCAACAATGAGGGCCGTAATCCGTCGTGGCTCAGCTACGAGAAACTGCGCAGCGTGATCGAGAAGAAGATGTTCTCAAATACGGAAGATCTGCTACCCGTTATCTCGTTCAACCCGAAGGCGTCTCAGGAAGACCAGAAGAAGCACAAGCAGTTCGTCGACCGCATGATCGACCGCGGCTATACCGAGAAGCAGGTCCGCCTGTTGGCGGAATGGTACCTGCGGGTTCGCAAGTCCCAGTAA
- a CDS encoding YihY/virulence factor BrkB family protein, which yields MLSFDVNKRLRDAENWVLSPKYEAPHRSRWVSGLHRAARIGYAVIRDVANGILTLHAMSLVYTTLLSIVPLLALSFSVLKAMDVHERLTPFVYQFFEPLGDRGPEIAEQVLNFVDNVKVGVLGSVGLAVLVYTVVSLVQKIEVSFNMIWRVPDIRSVAQRFSNYLSVIMIGPLLMVSAIGVSATVFSSDFVQSLLAIEPLGSLFVILSKLMPFLLVVVAFTFVYVFIPNTQVKLGSALLGGVIAGVLWQGGGVLFATFVVGTARYEAIYSSFAIGIILLIWLYVSWLILLVGSSIAFYNQHPSSIARRREPRSSPELEERVALGLMCMVGRAFDRGERAPQQEWLEERLRIPGEITRKVSDKLLRRGILSLAGVKGDQLVPGRSLDQITIAEVLAATRADEDGLVRRLPDLSVPDTQQLQAEPLQKTLAELVR from the coding sequence GTGCTGTCATTCGACGTCAACAAGCGCCTCCGGGACGCAGAAAACTGGGTTCTGTCCCCCAAGTACGAGGCACCGCACCGTTCTCGCTGGGTCTCCGGGTTGCACCGGGCCGCACGGATCGGCTACGCGGTAATCCGGGATGTAGCCAACGGCATCCTGACACTCCATGCCATGAGCCTGGTCTATACCACGCTTCTCTCGATCGTGCCGTTGCTCGCGCTGAGTTTCTCGGTTCTCAAGGCCATGGACGTCCATGAACGTCTCACCCCGTTCGTCTATCAGTTCTTCGAGCCACTGGGCGACCGTGGACCAGAGATCGCGGAGCAGGTTCTGAATTTTGTCGATAATGTGAAGGTGGGCGTGCTGGGTTCAGTCGGCCTCGCGGTGCTGGTGTACACCGTAGTGTCGCTGGTTCAGAAAATCGAGGTATCTTTCAACATGATCTGGCGCGTGCCAGACATACGCTCGGTGGCCCAGCGTTTCAGCAATTATCTCAGCGTCATTATGATCGGCCCACTGCTGATGGTCTCGGCCATCGGGGTCTCGGCGACCGTTTTTTCCTCTGACTTTGTGCAGAGCCTGCTGGCGATCGAGCCGCTTGGCAGCTTGTTCGTCATACTCAGCAAGCTCATGCCTTTTCTGCTGGTCGTGGTGGCCTTCACGTTCGTCTACGTTTTTATTCCGAACACCCAGGTTAAGCTGGGCAGTGCTTTGCTGGGCGGCGTGATCGCGGGCGTGCTGTGGCAGGGCGGTGGGGTTCTATTCGCGACTTTTGTTGTGGGCACCGCCCGCTACGAGGCCATTTACTCAAGCTTTGCCATCGGCATTATCCTGTTGATCTGGCTTTATGTTTCCTGGCTTATCCTGCTGGTAGGGTCGAGTATTGCTTTCTACAACCAGCACCCCTCCAGCATCGCCAGGCGACGCGAGCCGCGCAGCTCTCCGGAGCTCGAAGAACGGGTTGCTTTGGGTTTGATGTGCATGGTCGGACGCGCGTTCGACCGCGGGGAAAGGGCGCCACAGCAGGAATGGCTGGAAGAGCGGCTGCGTATTCCCGGGGAAATCACCCGCAAGGTCAGCGACAAGCTGCTGCGCCGCGGTATCCTTTCACTTGCCGGGGTCAAAGGCGACCAGCTCGTGCCAGGGCGTTCATTGGACCAGATAACCATCGCCGAAGTTCTGGCGGCGACCCGCGCCGATGAAGATGGATTGGTGCGCCGCCTGCCCGATTTGAGCGTTCCGGATACCCAGCAGCTCCAGGCAGAACCTTTGCAGAAAACCCTCGCCGAGCTGGTACGCTAG
- a CDS encoding D-2-hydroxyacid dehydrogenase, with amino-acid sequence MRAVFLDTRTMGMDISLQPLAEAVDELTCWEMTSPEQVTERLQGREIALVNKVVLDERHFSAAPDLKLVAVTATGLNNIDLEAAAARDIQVKNVSGYARPSIVQHTFTLLFALANNLLRYDGDVRQGRWAQSDMFCLLDHPMRELAGKTIGIVGYGDLGQGVAAAAKAFGMNVLVAARSGQLTPDRIPLKTLLPQVDVLSVNCLLSEETRNLIDREALRALPETAFVINTARGGIVDEAALAEALRNGWIAGAGVDVLSEEPPRNGNPLLADDIPNLIVTPHCAWGTREARERIVALTAENLHRFTQDAAD; translated from the coding sequence GTGAGAGCTGTTTTTCTGGATACCCGAACCATGGGCATGGACATCAGTCTGCAACCGCTTGCCGAGGCAGTCGACGAGCTGACTTGCTGGGAAATGACCAGCCCGGAGCAGGTGACTGAGCGCTTGCAGGGCAGGGAGATCGCGCTGGTAAACAAGGTCGTGCTCGACGAGCGCCATTTTAGTGCGGCCCCTGATCTCAAGCTTGTTGCTGTGACGGCAACCGGGCTCAATAACATCGATCTGGAAGCCGCGGCCGCCAGGGATATTCAGGTTAAAAACGTCTCAGGCTATGCCCGCCCTTCTATAGTGCAGCACACCTTTACTTTACTGTTTGCGCTCGCGAACAACCTGTTGCGCTATGATGGGGACGTCAGGCAGGGCCGCTGGGCGCAAAGCGATATGTTCTGCCTCCTGGATCATCCCATGCGGGAACTGGCCGGGAAGACAATCGGTATTGTTGGCTACGGCGATCTTGGGCAAGGCGTCGCAGCCGCGGCGAAGGCTTTCGGCATGAACGTTCTGGTTGCGGCACGATCCGGTCAGCTAACTCCGGACCGTATACCCCTGAAGACGCTGTTGCCTCAGGTCGACGTGTTGTCCGTGAACTGCCTGCTCAGTGAGGAGACCCGTAATCTGATCGATCGTGAGGCCCTGCGTGCCCTGCCCGAGACTGCGTTTGTCATCAATACGGCCCGGGGCGGCATTGTTGACGAAGCAGCTCTGGCTGAGGCCCTGCGAAACGGCTGGATTGCAGGTGCGGGGGTCGATGTACTGAGTGAAGAGCCGCCGCGCAATGGTAACCCCCTGCTGGCGGATGACATTCCCAATCTCATCGTGACGCCCCACTGCGCCTGGGGTACACGGGAGGCACGCGAGCGAATCGTGGCGCTGACCGCGGAAAACCTGCACAGGTTCACGCAGGATGCTGCCGACTGA
- a CDS encoding efflux RND transporter permease subunit, translating to MTAERNDLLGRFARHKVGANLLMVMLLLGGFVALAELNRQFFPTFATDFVTVRVVWPGASAEDVERSITIPLEQEFRSLDHVKEMRSTSSQGISSIVIEYEQNTDMGIALDQVNESVSLVRNLPPDAERPEVSKFIRNEDIATLILTGAQRLENLRPLAHRFEAELLDRGIAKVNFIGLPEREIAIEVPSSQIAALGRSLPQLGQLIQEQSQDIAAGTVGEEDSAREIRGLERKRSAREFAELQLLTTGDGRRLRLDDIATVTPRNREDAAEIFYQGQPAVLMQLQRTENSDALDAADIMNDWLLETRPTLAEGLQLVPFNEQYELIEDRIDLLIKNGASGLVLVIAILFIFLNGRVAFWVTAGIPVALMGSLAVLWLAGGSINMISLFALIMALGIIVDDAIVVAEDAMTHYEQGEHSLEAAEGGARRMLVPVMASSMTTIAAFLPLLLISGIIGEILRDIPFVVICVIIASLVEAFLILPGHLRGSFHRHHHKPPSAVRLKLDNGFNRFRDQVFRPLAAWTLAHRGTTVVATVCALALSIALVVSGVSQFTFFPSPEGSNMVASVRFAAGTPPSRVAEFGQRMEDTLWELERELGDGQDLIKVALLRLNQGSFNGGQSIERGQQYAMVAVELVAPDDRNASNKDVAEAWRDALRLPAGVEQLSITEPDGGPPGRPIDILITGAEPEVLKRAAEDVKAALAEFTGVTDILDDLPWGRQQFVFKLTPMAQSLGMSVEDVGRQMRAALDGQLLQVFYDAYDEIEVRILLPQAERDAQRVLESLPLITPTGAVAPLANLVELESRRGLAVLRHSDGRMGVRVTADVNTEITNANTIIDELRRSVLPDISGQYGVTTDFKGRAEDQDQTLGDMKTGALMGLALIYIILAWVFGSYTWPLAVMLAIPFGLIGAISGHALLGIDLTVLSLFGMFGLSGIVINDSIILVTHYKVLRERGAGIDEALLETACQRLRAVLLTSLTTIGGLTPLLFETSVQAQFLIPMAASISFGLAVGTVLILLVIPVLLSLIEDATRWWNLQIQARSRPQP from the coding sequence ATGACCGCTGAACGCAATGACTTGCTGGGGCGCTTTGCCCGCCACAAGGTGGGCGCCAACCTGCTGATGGTCATGTTGCTGTTGGGCGGTTTTGTGGCTCTGGCCGAGCTTAATCGCCAGTTTTTTCCCACATTCGCGACCGATTTCGTCACCGTGCGAGTCGTCTGGCCCGGCGCCAGTGCCGAAGATGTTGAGCGTTCGATCACGATCCCACTGGAGCAGGAGTTCCGCAGCCTCGACCACGTCAAGGAAATGCGCTCGACCTCGAGCCAGGGCATCAGCTCCATTGTGATCGAGTACGAGCAGAACACCGATATGGGCATTGCCCTGGATCAGGTCAACGAGTCCGTCTCCCTGGTGCGTAATCTGCCCCCCGATGCCGAGCGCCCCGAAGTCAGCAAGTTTATCCGCAACGAAGATATCGCCACGCTGATCCTCACAGGGGCTCAGCGGTTGGAGAATCTGCGCCCCCTGGCCCACCGTTTCGAGGCCGAACTTCTCGACCGGGGCATTGCCAAAGTCAACTTCATAGGGCTACCCGAGCGGGAGATCGCCATTGAGGTGCCCTCAAGCCAAATAGCGGCTCTGGGTCGGTCGCTGCCCCAACTCGGCCAGCTCATTCAGGAACAGAGCCAGGATATTGCAGCCGGTACCGTAGGCGAGGAAGACTCCGCGCGCGAAATCCGGGGCCTTGAGCGCAAGCGCTCAGCCCGGGAATTCGCCGAGTTGCAGTTGCTGACGACCGGCGACGGCCGGCGTCTGCGCCTGGACGACATTGCCACGGTAACGCCGCGAAACCGCGAAGATGCAGCAGAGATTTTTTATCAGGGTCAGCCCGCGGTTTTGATGCAGTTGCAGCGTACCGAAAATTCGGATGCGCTCGACGCAGCAGATATCATGAACGACTGGCTGCTGGAAACCCGGCCAACCTTGGCTGAAGGCTTGCAGTTAGTGCCATTCAACGAACAGTACGAGCTCATCGAGGATCGTATTGACCTGCTGATCAAGAATGGCGCGTCCGGGCTGGTGCTGGTCATCGCCATTCTTTTCATTTTTCTCAATGGCCGGGTTGCGTTCTGGGTGACAGCCGGGATTCCGGTCGCGCTGATGGGGTCTCTGGCAGTGCTATGGCTGGCCGGTGGCTCGATTAACATGATCAGCCTGTTCGCGCTGATCATGGCGTTGGGCATCATCGTCGACGACGCCATCGTCGTCGCCGAGGATGCGATGACGCATTACGAACAGGGCGAGCACTCGCTCGAGGCCGCCGAAGGGGGGGCACGGCGTATGCTGGTGCCGGTGATGGCCTCGTCCATGACAACCATTGCCGCTTTCCTGCCCCTGTTACTGATCAGCGGAATCATTGGCGAGATTCTGCGCGACATTCCCTTTGTCGTCATCTGCGTCATCATTGCCTCTCTGGTCGAGGCCTTCCTGATTCTGCCGGGCCACCTGCGGGGAAGCTTTCACCGGCACCACCATAAACCGCCCAGCGCCGTACGGCTTAAACTCGACAACGGGTTCAATCGCTTCCGGGACCAAGTCTTTCGACCGTTGGCAGCATGGACGCTGGCCCACCGCGGAACAACGGTCGTGGCAACAGTATGCGCGCTGGCCCTGAGTATCGCGCTGGTCGTTTCAGGGGTCAGCCAGTTCACCTTTTTTCCGTCGCCGGAAGGCTCCAACATGGTCGCAAGCGTACGCTTCGCAGCCGGCACTCCGCCGTCCCGTGTGGCCGAATTTGGCCAACGCATGGAGGACACACTGTGGGAGCTCGAGCGCGAACTCGGGGACGGCCAGGACCTCATCAAAGTCGCGTTGCTGCGGCTGAACCAGGGATCATTCAATGGCGGCCAGAGCATCGAGCGTGGTCAACAGTATGCCATGGTTGCGGTCGAGCTGGTGGCACCGGACGACCGCAACGCCAGCAACAAGGACGTCGCCGAAGCCTGGCGCGATGCCCTGCGCCTGCCGGCGGGCGTGGAGCAACTATCCATCACCGAGCCCGACGGCGGGCCGCCGGGCCGGCCGATCGATATACTTATCACAGGCGCCGAGCCGGAGGTGCTCAAACGAGCGGCTGAGGACGTCAAGGCCGCGCTTGCGGAGTTTACTGGTGTTACCGATATCCTCGACGACCTGCCCTGGGGTCGGCAGCAGTTCGTCTTCAAACTCACGCCGATGGCCCAGAGCCTCGGCATGAGTGTCGAGGATGTCGGCCGACAGATGCGCGCGGCTTTGGATGGCCAACTGCTGCAGGTCTTCTATGACGCGTACGATGAAATCGAGGTCCGGATCCTGCTGCCACAGGCGGAACGCGACGCCCAGCGCGTGCTGGAGTCTTTGCCGCTGATTACCCCAACTGGCGCTGTCGCGCCATTGGCTAACCTGGTTGAGCTGGAGTCACGCCGTGGTCTGGCCGTGCTGCGCCACAGTGACGGCCGCATGGGCGTGCGTGTTACGGCGGACGTCAACACTGAGATAACCAACGCCAATACCATTATTGATGAACTTCGACGCAGCGTCCTGCCCGACATTTCAGGGCAGTATGGCGTTACGACGGACTTCAAGGGCCGCGCCGAGGACCAGGATCAGACCTTGGGAGACATGAAGACCGGCGCGCTAATGGGGCTGGCCCTCATCTACATCATTTTAGCCTGGGTTTTCGGCTCGTATACCTGGCCGCTGGCGGTGATGCTCGCGATCCCCTTTGGCCTGATCGGCGCTATCAGCGGCCATGCCCTGCTGGGCATAGACCTGACTGTGCTGTCGCTGTTCGGTATGTTTGGGCTCTCAGGCATCGTGATAAACGATTCGATTATCCTTGTTACCCACTACAAGGTCTTGCGCGAGCGCGGTGCTGGTATCGACGAAGCGCTGCTGGAAACCGCCTGTCAACGGTTACGTGCGGTCTTGCTGACCTCGCTGACCACGATCGGCGGCCTGACACCGCTACTTTTTGAAACTTCGGTCCAGGCTCAGTTCCTGATTCCCATGGCGGCCAGTATTTCCTTTGGGCTTGCGGTAGGAACAGTGCTGATTCTGCTCGTGATCCCTGTGCTGTTATCCTTGATTGAGGATGCCACCCGCTGGTGGAATCTCCAGATACAAGCACGAAGCCGGCCTCAACCATAA
- the glpK gene encoding glycerol kinase GlpK — protein sequence MSKLILAIDQGTTSSRAMLFSSSGQVVGAAQEEFPQHFPDDGWVEHAPEDLWQTVLRTARQVLADTGTAPGDVAAIGITNQRETTLVWDATSGEPIYPAIVWQDRRTETLCIELREQGHEPDINQRTGLLIDPYFSATKLRWILNHVPGAQARAERGELRFGTVDSFLLWRLTGGKVHRTDATNASRTLLFNIHNQAWDPQLLALFNIPEAMLPEVCDSAADFGHTLPELLGAAIPVLGIAGDQQAALFGQTCFRPGMAKSTYGTGCFLVLNTGDQVLRSHNRLLSTVAYRLKGKTTYALEGSIFVAGATIQWLRDGLHLIAKAGETESLAAQTPLDHGVYMVPAFTGLGAPYWDASARGAIFGLTRDTGIKEIVTAGLQSVCFQTKDLQKAMERDGVRPTSLRVDGGMVVNNWVLQFLADILGGTVDRPEIIETTALGAAYLAGLQAGIFASLEALEELWQSDRRFEPEMSKTRRDGFYAGWQNAIRGVQSLGCSKSASN from the coding sequence ATGTCGAAGCTCATCCTTGCGATAGATCAGGGCACCACCAGTTCCCGCGCAATGCTGTTCTCATCCTCTGGCCAGGTCGTCGGGGCAGCCCAGGAAGAATTTCCCCAGCACTTCCCTGACGATGGCTGGGTTGAGCATGCCCCCGAAGATCTATGGCAAACCGTCTTGCGCACCGCCCGTCAAGTGTTGGCTGATACTGGCACCGCCCCGGGCGACGTTGCAGCGATCGGCATCACCAACCAGCGCGAGACCACCCTGGTCTGGGACGCCACCAGCGGCGAGCCGATCTACCCGGCCATAGTCTGGCAGGACAGGCGCACGGAGACACTCTGCATTGAGTTACGCGAACAGGGCCATGAGCCTGACATCAACCAGCGTACTGGGCTGCTGATCGACCCGTATTTTTCTGCCACCAAACTTCGATGGATCCTCAACCATGTGCCTGGCGCCCAGGCCCGGGCCGAGCGCGGTGAATTACGATTCGGCACCGTCGATAGTTTCCTGTTGTGGAGGCTGACCGGTGGCAAGGTCCATCGCACCGACGCCACCAACGCTTCCCGTACTCTGCTCTTTAATATTCACAATCAAGCCTGGGATCCGCAGCTGCTGGCGCTTTTCAATATCCCTGAAGCGATGCTGCCGGAGGTATGCGACTCGGCGGCGGACTTTGGCCATACCCTCCCCGAACTGCTAGGTGCCGCTATCCCCGTGCTCGGCATCGCCGGCGACCAGCAGGCCGCGCTGTTTGGTCAGACCTGCTTCCGCCCCGGCATGGCCAAGAGCACCTATGGCACCGGTTGTTTTCTCGTACTCAACACCGGTGACCAGGTGCTGCGTTCCCATAATCGGCTGCTCTCCACCGTGGCCTATCGACTCAAAGGCAAGACGACCTATGCCCTCGAAGGCAGTATCTTTGTCGCTGGCGCAACGATCCAGTGGCTGCGGGATGGGCTGCACCTGATCGCAAAGGCTGGCGAAACCGAAAGCCTGGCCGCGCAGACACCCCTCGACCATGGGGTCTACATGGTGCCTGCATTCACTGGCCTGGGTGCACCTTACTGGGATGCCAGTGCCCGAGGGGCGATTTTTGGGCTCACCCGGGACACCGGAATCAAGGAGATTGTGACTGCAGGGCTACAGTCTGTCTGTTTTCAGACCAAAGACCTGCAAAAAGCTATGGAGCGCGACGGTGTCCGGCCTACCAGCTTGCGGGTAGATGGGGGAATGGTGGTAAACAACTGGGTGCTGCAGTTCCTGGCGGACATTCTGGGCGGCACTGTGGACCGCCCGGAAATCATTGAGACAACAGCGTTGGGGGCCGCCTACCTCGCAGGTTTGCAAGCTGGCATCTTCGCATCCCTCGAAGCTCTGGAAGAACTCTGGCAAAGCGACCGGCGGTTTGAGCCTGAGATGAGCAAGACACGCAGGGACGGTTTCTATGCCGGTTGGCAAAACGCCATTCGCGGGGTCCAGAGCCTTGGGTGCAGCAAGAGCGCCAGCAACTAG